In Zingiber officinale cultivar Zhangliang chromosome 1A, Zo_v1.1, whole genome shotgun sequence, the DNA window tcttgtggtacctgtttaATTTCCATCACGGcttcggtgctagtttgtgtatcttgaacttcttcaagatcgacttcactcccactagtttttctagaaataaactctATTTCTAGAAAGACATCATTTTTGGCAACAGacactttgccttgtgtgggattatagaagcaatatccctttgtttccttgggatatcctataaaatagtacTTGTCCGATTTGGGTCCTGGTTTATCTGAGACTAGTcatcgaatgtaagcctcacaatcccaaatcttcataaaagacatcttggggCTCTTCTCTGTCCATATcacatatggtgtctttatgacaaccttagatggaactcggttaagtgtaaAAGTggttgtctctagagcatgtccccagaaggaagtaggaagatctgtagaCTCATCATTGATTGTATCacatctaataaggtacgattcctcctttctgatacatcattccattgtggtgttccaggtgaagtgagttgagatatgatcccacactcaacgagatgatcATGAAACTCTtgactaaggtattccccacctcaatttgatcgaagcatcttaatactcttaccaagttggttttgtatttcattcttgaattcttttaacttttcaaaggattctgacttgtgtctcatcagatacacatagccgtatctactgaaatcatcagtaaaggtaatgaagtaataatagtctcctctagctactattctgaaagggccacatacatcagtatatatgagttctaacagatcattagccaTTTCACCgagtccactaaatggagtctttatcATCataccttgaagacaagattcgcatgcctcatatgatttaaaatcaaatgagtccaaaattcatccttatggagttgggatatgcaactCTCATTTTTGTGAACTAAGCGATAATGCTAGAGATATGTTTGATTTAAAtcattaaacttgaactatttggtatttatgttatagattgggttgtcatagtctagaacatagagttcaTTCATAAgacgtgcactacaatagaatatttcattgaaataaatagaacaacatttgtcctttattacaaatgaaaaacttttattgtccaaacaagaaacaaagataatgttcttagtcaaggtaaGCACagaacaacactcttcaagttctaaaacatgCCCAGTGggaaaagataaggaatatgctcCTACAACTATAGTAGCAACTCTTGTGTTGttgtctactcgtaggtccactttgtcctttgtcaatgatctactatttctcagccccttcacattagtacaaatgtgagatacaCACTCGGTACCTAATACCcgtgaagaagaaatagacagATTGacatctataacatatatacctgaggcagaagtctcacttctcttccttttcagttcctctaggtataccttacagttcctcttccagtgtctggtctcatcgcagtggaagcaggtaccttccttagcaaccccacctttgggtttcagtgcatgagtcttgccctttcctttggcttgggtcttacccttacctttaggcttccacttgcctttgcccttagacaccatcaaaatggaaccaGGCTtttccttcttaaggttgagtttagtagttctcaacatctcaggcagtggtttgtcaatttcattcacgttgtagttcatgataaattgactataactatcaggcaacgactgcaagataagatcagtggccaattcttcgcctagtggaaatcccaacctttgtagattctccatattctcgatcattttgagcacatatggacttacgagacttccttcttgcattctacaTTGAAATAGTGGTTTagatatctcaaatctctcatgccttgcttgtccttgatatagttttataaggtgttcaaccatatcataagcatccatgttctcatgttgcttctaaagcttagagttcatggtggcgagcataagtcatgatacatctaatgcatcatcttgatgcttcttataagcatccctatcaactctagtggcagtagcaggGGGTACTTCAGGAATAGGTTGCTCTAGGATGTACTATTTTTCTTTCgatcttgcttgagaactattctcatgttTCTGTACCAATCTAGGAAATTAGCTCAATTGagtttgtccttatcaaggatagatcgcAGAGATAGTGTCTTCTACATACTAGACGACATGCtggtctacaacaataaaatacagagaagtatcatactcagataatttaattaggcctttaattaaatgattctcccactaaattctaaagcttgataggagcaagtcactactagctctaaacccaaaagcaaagacattcaagtgggacaagatccacattatacctcatcttgagttagctttggctaatcgcccaagacttgtataaattaggtaggcaaCGTATACCAataggacaagatccatattataccttatcttaagttagctttggctaatcgcccaagacttagtacaacttaggtagacaaccactacaagaaaacagggctttagaaacagatttttaaaatgaaaataaaattctgtttcagatttatataaatcagagacaGATTTAATACGGAAATATTAATCCGTttcattttagtaaattatatattttaaaaaaaaaataagacagaatttaaaacaaatttgaaacgaaattacatataaatttttataaacaaaaataaatatgaattataaacagaATTTGAGACTGTATAATTTctatgataaattttatttataaattaattaaaaattaaaatgaaaataaaatctttttcagatttatataaatcagagacaGATTTAATACGGAATTATTAATCGTTCcattttagtaaattatatattgttataaaaaaaattagacagaatttaaaataaatttgaaacgaaattacatataaatttttataaataaaaataaatatgaattataaataGAATTTAAGACCGTATAATTTTTTTTGACAAATTtcgtttataaattaattaaaagttaaaatgAAAATACAATTGCAATGAATAAATGTCGACTTCCGACTTCGGAGTGGTCGTGGCGGGTTAAGACATGCGGAATCTGCCGTTTGTTTGGGTGTGCTACCGATCCTAACCCTAGGTCTAATGCCTCTCCTCCGTCCCTTCTCCACCGATGTGCCCGGTGGCGGCAGCATGGCCGTGAAGCAGGTGACAAGGTCCAATTTCAACGCGGCGCTGGAGAGCCTTAGGGCCTGCGTGGAGGAGTCGGACTTCGTGGTCGTTGACCTTGAGATGACTGATGTGACGAGTGCCCCATGGAGGGACCCGTTCGAGTTCGACCGATCCGATGTCCGTTACCTTAAGCTGAAGGACTCCGCTGAGAAGTTCGCTGTCGTGCAGTTCGGTGTCTGCCCCTTCCGCTGGGATTCATCCAAGGGCTCGTTCTTCGCCCATCCGTTAGTGTTCTTCATCATTTGGTTTTCGTTTTGTTATGATAGGGTTTAACGTGGTTTTAGAGAAAATGGAAGTGATGAATTGACTTCTCTATCGGTTTTTATTTTTGTGGGGGAAAAAATGATCTTTACCTCATTCTCCTATTCAAATCGAATGCATTGTTTAGGATATTCTTTCACGTTTTCTCCCTCTAGAAGCTAGGCCTGCTTGCAATAAAGGTTAAAAACTGTTCATATGTCAAGCAGATGAGATTCATGACTGATTTGTGCGTGGTTTTACCTTATCACTTCTTTTGACGGATATCCAATTTAtgttttgatgagatggtggtaGTTTACCGATACAGGACTAttcatttgatatttttgggATAATTTATCAGTCATACTTGCTTGTTTTGTAGGGCAAGTATCGACAGACATTGGTAGGTAATTGTAGACGAAATTTGTGTTAGATCACCTAGTTATTAATATAAGATTCTGTATGATTTCATGTTTGTAGAAATTTGTTGGATTTCGTGTGACATCTGCAGCTCTTTACATTGCAGGCATAACTTCTATATCTTTCCACGAAAAGAGTTGCCACTTCATGGGCCACCTGATGATTTCCTATGGCAAGTAACATCCATCGACTTCCTTACTAAATACCAATTTGACTTCAATGCATGCATATATGAAGGTGCTTTTCTCAATCAAGTTCTTCGCATCCTACTATACATACAGTGTTGCCTTTCCATCATACCACTAAAAGATAAGTCTCAATCAGTCGTTCTATCTACGCAGTCATTTATTAAATCTGGAGAGGCAAGGGGACTCCTTCCATGGCTTGTTGGGTGACTGTGGGTTCACATGCCCTTTTTATCTGTTAGCAGTTTCCTGTGCTGTGTCATAGAACTCATCAGTTGTAGTTACCAGTGTATATTTGATGTTCGACTTGTTTAAATCTTAAGCATTTGTTAATCCCATGAATATCTTATTTATCCAGAGAACAAGAAGGAGAAGCCCTCAAAGGTTTATCTTCAGAGTACCTTGAGGGATTAGCTAATTCCTTTTGTAATTTTGAGGAGCCTGTGGATACACCAATTGCGTGAACATCTGACATTCTTTtttgggagaggatgaagaacaAGCTTCATAAATGGCATGATTCTATACTTAGAAGTCCTGACAAAGCTTACATTGACAAAGAAGATGCTGGTATCAACAACACACAATTTCAAACAGTTTTCTTTAAGATGTGTCTTGCTATCATGCTAAATGGGTTTACCTCCCACCAGCTGAAGTTGATTCAACTGGTAATGTAATATTTAATGTAGTGCTACTATCGTTAACGTTTACTAATTACATCCTATATAACTCTTGTATCTTTAGGTGAACAAAACTGTTTGTTCGTTTtcctatcttatgaaacacatactattactcatcttgagttagcattggctaatcgcccaaaacTAGTATAATATAAtttacatcttatgggatatacctctaagttctcaatttaGTTAAGTCACATCTAAAGTCCAATAGTCGGGCATCACAATTGTCcagtcgcactctaccaagataaaacgagtcactttgctttggcaaacctgactacaaatgatcgagATAGTAGTGAgcaccaaactttggtaggcatatgtaaatgacctaattacgatagctacacatgcatcacatacattcatggcatatcatggcatacaccAACATATATGCTAATTTAAACGTGACATAGTTATGGCCCCATCACTACGATCTTTTCAAGGGGGCAGCGCCCCTTGCGGGTGTCAAGGGGGTAGCGCCCCTTGTGGGGGTTTCAAGGGGCAGCGCCCCTGaagtaaaatttattttgcaTGCTCATTTTTTGAGTTACTGCTTTACCCGAGACCCTACTTCCCAtaataccaactatgttttgttctaaacaaaacacctctggccgagaccttgttggtcacacaccaactatgttttgttcccaacaaaacacccTTGACCGAGACCTtgctggtcacacaccaactatgctttgttcccaacaaaacacccatTTCGGTCAAGGCTTAGGATTTGGCCGAGACACAAAATCTAGCCAAGACTCATAGTCTGGTCGAGATTCactctcttggtcgaaaccttgTTTGTCTGACTCATAAATTTTTACAAATCACAGTAAACCCTATCAAataatttctatatcatatataaaaaattataacttagcatagcccttcgcaagtggctctgataccactgttgggatctagcgcgcgaAAGACGCGGAAACGCAGCGAAAAAATGCTAGATTCtctatccagcagatccatgtgaagggaagAAACATGTTCTGAAgataatctatgctaagctacatgataggattatacctttgttgtgtgtcCTTCACAATCCCGatagcaaccttttctttggatccagatctcagcgcaTTCAAGCGTCTGCACCTCTatcgtatccacacgaacatatccttcgttcgtcgcacgaacgaagccttcggagaagaaccatcttcttgtgctagcaagaagtatgATTCAACCAAGCTTGAAGATTCGGCCAttgaggaaggaggaggaagaagagagaagctCAAGAGACACCTTTTCTCatctaaatgaaaaataaatccaaaaacctatttatattcatccaatgaataccaagagtttttgtctctttgtattcctcttaatgggttggatttattatattggattaaaccattaatccaataacccaataaatctaatccattgagtctaacccattaatccaatgtgtctaattcggattggactcaatccaatgagtgggttcatttgagtttaactcaattagtaaccaaaaggcctaatcatctcatgattggctcttagggctaattactaacacttCTGTATGCCGCCTAAGTACATGAGCCAAGAAGGACTACACCAAGAATCTTCTGGAGAAGCACTTGTCAAAGACGGGCGCAAGGAAAAAGCCCCTACAGCTTGTATATCTCCCAAGCAGATCAGCACCCCGTTCTCTCAAGGGGTGATACAAGATAATCTGCCAAAACATTATCAGCCTCTGATGATAGGTGAATACTTAAGGTCAACTAACCCTGAGGATCATCTCCTCAAATTTAAGAATGCCACTCTCTTATATCAATATATAGACGGTGTAAATTTCCAAGTGTTCATTACCACACTCGCTGACTCGGCACAAAGATGGTTCAAGCGATTGTCGGTGGACTCTATTACTACTTCAAGGATTTTCGCGAGGTTTTCCTTTATCATTTCTCCAGTAGTCAGTGTTACCAGAAGATCTCCCTGAGCCTTTTCTTGCTCAAATAGAGGCCCAAGGAGACACTCAGAGCCTATATCAAAAAATTCAAGCAGGTGGCCATGGATGTCCCTACAGCCACCATCgaaattctggtgagtgcctTCTCCCAAGGCCTCACCGATAATGATTTCTTTCGCTCCTTAATCAGAAGACCTCCAAAGAACTTCTACCATCTACTTGACCGAGCGACCGAGTTTATTAATGTTGAGGAGGTGCAGGCCACCCAAAAGAAGGAAATCACTGCATCAGCTGCAGTTTCGGTGCCCGAGCGCCAAACATTACCCGCTTTGCCACATAGAGGACCCCAGATGGGTCCTCACTTTCATAATCAAGAACTACAGCCTCAAGTCATGCATCATGTAGAGCCCAAACAAGAAAGATACCCCGATCCCCCTCGAGGAGTCCCACGATCGTGGTGCACATACCATCGGTCAGCCACTCACGATACCCGGGAATGCTATAATATGGCAAATAGCCAGAACAACAATCAAAGATTCTGCTGACGTACTCCGTCACCCTTATCATTGACCAAGCGGCTCACCCAGAAGAGACCTGTGAGAGGTCGAGTGACACCAAAGAACACCCCTACCGCTAGCAGATTGAGCCCAGGCTCCCGCCTGAGACCAACGAGAGGCCCCAACATGGCAAGCGGAGATTCATAATAATGTCGCCTAGGGTAATATCAGCATGATAGCTAGGGGGACAACCGATGGAGACTCCAACTAAGGAAGAAAATCACATGCTCGTTGATTGGAGATCCACGCGATTGACTGCAGTATAGAGCAAGCAGTCATGCCTGAAATTAGCTTCGAGCCTAAAGATTTGAAGGGGTGGAAATACCCTATGATGACActttaataattaaggttgttatagccaattataacatTTACCGTACTTTTATGGACACAGGCAGTtcaatcaatattatatttaaaaaagcATTTGAGCAGTTGCAAATAGACCCGAGCAAGCTTCAACCCATAGCAACGCCTTTGTAtgggttcacaggcaatgaagtctAGCTGCTCAGCCAAATAAAGTTAGTCATATCCTTAGGaaaggagcccctaatgaggacgCGTCACTCGACCTTCATAGTCGTGAACGCACCCTcaacctacaacgtcattttggaccAACCGACCCTAAATAAATTTCGGACAGTAGTCTCAACCTTCTGGGAAAATATAAAGCTCCTCGTGGATGACCTAGTTGGGGAAGTCAAAGGAGATCAACTAGTAGCACGAAAGTGCTATCTTGATATAATTAAAACCGAAGCTAACTCCGCTTGGAAGATGCGACGGATGGAAGTCAACATCATCCGGGAAGCACCGACTACCctagtctatgaagaaaaggaggaggttcaaatTCGGCCAGACCGACGAAAAGCGACTACCCAAGTAGCTACCAACCTACCTCCGGAACTTAAAGAAGAGCTTGTTGCATGTTTAACATGTAACAATGATGTTTTTGTTTGGAACCCCAAGGAGATCACAGGCATCTCTCCCACGATCATGGAGCATGTACTCCATGTCTTTCCTGAAACTCGGCTGGTCAAATAAAGAAAGAGCGATTTCAGGGCAAATCAGAATAAGATCATCTGCAC includes these proteins:
- the LOC122008196 gene encoding poly(A)-specific ribonuclease PARN-like isoform X1 — translated: MPLLRPFSTDVPGGGSMAVKQVTRSNFNAALESLRACVEESDFVVVDLEMTDVTSAPWRDPFEFDRSDVRYLKLKDSAEKFAVVQFGVCPFRWDSSKGSFFAHPHNFYIFPRKELPLHGPPDDFLWQVTSIDFLTKYQFDFNACIYEGISYLSREQEGEALKGLSSEYLEGLANSFCNFEEPVDTPIA
- the LOC122008196 gene encoding poly(A)-specific ribonuclease PARN-like isoform X2, coding for MPLLRPFSTDVPGGGSMAVKQVTRSNFNAALESLRACVEESDFVVVDLEMTDVTSAPWRDPFEFDRSDVRYLKLKDSAEKFAVVQFGVCPFRWDSSKGSFFAHPHNFYIFPRKELPLHGPPDDFLWQVTSIDFLTKYQFDFNACIYEENKKEKPSKVYLQSTLRD
- the LOC122008196 gene encoding poly(A)-specific ribonuclease PARN-like isoform X3 encodes the protein MPLLRPFSTDVPGGGSMAVKQVTRSNFNAALESLRACVEESDFVVVDLEMTDVTSAPWRDPFEFDRSDVRYLKLKDSAEKFAVVQFGVCPFRWDSSKGSFFAHPHNFYIFPRKELPLHGPPDDFLWQVTSIDFLTKYQFDFNACIYEVIY